A window from Herpetosiphonaceae bacterium encodes these proteins:
- a CDS encoding DUF2817 domain-containing protein: MTLPFSAPADRFFSTDYVHARTRFLEAAQRATALHQAFSHPQSDDLFCDAVIVPHRSPYALITLSGTHGVEGYCGSAIQSAVLHYNEYLACHPMFQIHIHGLNAWGMRHFSRTDEQHVDINRSIIDFTSVLPVNQLYPMVHEHLCFQDWDERTIARFWDFQETFIRTHGLTGWNRAFSGGQYDYPDGVMYGGTAPGWSQRVLQRIAGLIPEFVTTLIVLDFHTGVGQFGEALILVKQLTPIELAIRLPSVLSQRRSLIFDAHNLPLSTHNFSGLVLEAFTRLPQRCIPLVVEYGTYPARQMIEAILYDRWLAWSSQDTAALRQSLLEQYCPSDPAWRDRVLGHAWMLLDMIGKDLAEPER; this comes from the coding sequence ATGACACTACCATTTAGCGCTCCTGCCGACCGTTTTTTTTCCACAGATTATGTTCACGCTCGCACGCGCTTCTTGGAAGCTGCGCAGCGCGCAACGGCGCTCCACCAGGCATTTTCCCATCCTCAATCCGATGATCTGTTTTGTGATGCGGTGATAGTGCCCCATCGCTCGCCCTATGCGCTGATCACGCTGTCGGGAACTCACGGCGTCGAGGGCTACTGTGGCTCGGCTATTCAAAGCGCTGTGCTGCACTACAACGAGTATCTCGCCTGTCATCCGATGTTTCAGATCCACATTCATGGCCTGAATGCGTGGGGCATGCGGCATTTCAGCCGCACGGATGAGCAGCATGTTGATATAAACCGCAGCATCATCGACTTTACCAGCGTGCTGCCCGTTAATCAGCTCTATCCGATGGTGCATGAGCATCTCTGTTTCCAAGATTGGGACGAGCGCACTATTGCCCGCTTCTGGGATTTTCAGGAAACGTTTATCAGGACGCACGGCTTAACCGGCTGGAATAGAGCCTTCTCCGGCGGTCAGTACGACTATCCCGATGGCGTGATGTACGGCGGCACCGCTCCAGGCTGGAGTCAGCGCGTTTTGCAGCGGATTGCCGGGCTTATCCCTGAGTTCGTGACGACGTTGATTGTTCTGGATTTTCACACGGGAGTCGGCCAGTTTGGCGAGGCGCTGATCCTGGTCAAGCAGCTTACGCCGATCGAGCTAGCCATCCGCCTCCCCTCGGTTCTTTCGCAGCGGCGCAGCCTGATTTTCGATGCCCATAACCTGCCGCTGAGCACGCACAACTTCTCTGGATTGGTGCTGGAAGCCTTTACCCGTCTGCCGCAGCGCTGTATCCCGCTGGTCGTTGAATACGGCACGTATCCCGCGCGCCAGATGATCGAGGCGATCCTCTATGATCGCTGGCTGGCCTGGAGCTCACAGGACACGGCGGCCCTGCGTCAGTCGTTGCTTGAGCAGTATTGTCCCTCCGATCCTGCCTGGCGCGATCGTGTGCTTGGTCATGCCTGGATGTTGCTGGATATGATTGGCAAGGATCTGGCGGAGCCTGAGCGATGA
- a CDS encoding SagB family peptide dehydrogenase, whose protein sequence is MSDMLDVYFAPHTLRIHCRDASQLQPREQRAATWQRRLRDALHRSTSEAELVHMFDRLELERLVLPYYRRLIEQNLLFFTWQPGDRALLTIHPLTPDFTWQNPALACANTLSRFAYVRRDGDRFCLESPEAACIICDLAPELGAWLLTLPEPEPADDRYRQLFDLLALTGFLEPRHEPPTRRYWEFHDRLFHTQSTIHRLNQPFGATYRFAGDHAYPAASQPPHTAQECPLPAPDAELLDTDMLRSLRARRSIRQHGARGMSLAALSTLLFFALNASEARSGGPDLEQAAATPALPTYTKAYPSAGGIHELEFYLIVRLCDGLPAGIYAYDDKQHTLRHLPKVSPYGAHLISNAAHQWGSPNRLPQMVMLITSRLEQLAWKYETIAYRLTLLNAGCAVQTLYLVSASLGTACCALGGINSLLMRFLDQFGEIRGVPLAQIAIGEAGTPAVDQVP, encoded by the coding sequence ATGAGCGACATGCTGGACGTTTATTTTGCTCCGCACACGCTGCGCATCCACTGCCGCGATGCGAGCCAGCTTCAGCCGCGCGAGCAGCGCGCGGCAACGTGGCAGCGTCGGCTGCGCGATGCTTTGCACAGGAGCACCTCGGAGGCCGAGCTGGTTCACATGTTCGACCGGCTTGAGCTTGAACGCCTGGTCCTGCCTTACTATCGCCGACTGATCGAGCAGAACTTGCTGTTCTTCACCTGGCAGCCCGGCGACCGAGCGCTGCTTACGATCCACCCGCTCACTCCCGATTTTACCTGGCAGAATCCGGCCCTCGCCTGTGCCAACACGCTCTCGCGCTTCGCGTACGTGCGCCGCGACGGAGATCGGTTCTGCCTTGAGTCGCCTGAGGCCGCCTGTATCATCTGCGACCTGGCCCCGGAGCTTGGAGCATGGCTGCTCACACTGCCTGAGCCGGAGCCTGCCGATGACAGGTATCGCCAGCTCTTTGATCTGCTGGCGCTGACGGGCTTCCTGGAGCCGCGTCACGAGCCTCCGACACGGCGCTATTGGGAATTTCATGATCGGCTATTTCACACCCAGTCGACGATCCATCGGCTCAATCAGCCATTTGGCGCGACGTACCGATTCGCGGGCGACCACGCCTATCCAGCCGCGTCCCAGCCGCCGCACACGGCTCAGGAATGTCCTCTCCCCGCGCCCGACGCCGAGCTGCTGGACACGGATATGCTGCGCAGCTTGCGGGCGCGGCGCTCGATACGCCAGCATGGAGCCAGGGGTATGTCGCTGGCGGCGCTCTCCACGCTGTTGTTTTTCGCCCTCAACGCCAGCGAGGCCCGCAGCGGCGGACCTGACTTGGAGCAAGCTGCCGCGACTCCGGCGCTTCCCACCTATACCAAAGCCTATCCGAGCGCCGGAGGCATTCACGAACTGGAGTTTTACCTGATCGTACGTCTCTGCGATGGCCTTCCAGCCGGTATCTATGCCTACGACGACAAACAGCATACGCTCCGGCATTTGCCCAAGGTTTCGCCGTATGGAGCGCATCTGATCTCGAATGCTGCGCATCAGTGGGGCAGCCCCAACCGGCTACCGCAGATGGTCATGCTGATCACCAGTCGGCTGGAGCAGCTTGCCTGGAAGTATGAAACGATCGCGTATCGCCTGACGCTGCTGAACGCGGGCTGTGCCGTGCAGACGTTGTATCTCGTCTCCGCGAGCCTCGGCACTGCCTGCTGTGCGCTCGGCGGGATCAATAGCCTGCTGATGCGGTTTTTGGATCAGTTTGGTGAAATTCGAGGCGTTCCGCTGGCGCAGATCGCGATTGGCGAAGCGGGCACGCCAGCTGTAGACCAAGTGCCATAA
- a CDS encoding S41 family peptidase: MPDTQTMTLAEFLELPGTLTMKERGQIIDQCIALIQSVYAHLPLKAALFAQAPDRRMRLLKEEMADISELSFHYALLDIFIDLRDLHTRYTLPAPYQTKAAYLPFTLQEYVENNRPRYVVAELLEEIDDPHFKVGLEVMLWNGVPIAKDIEALRRTTFGSNRASSHARAIQLMTLRHLAYSFAPVTDSVLVTYKNAHRTRFETRFQWKIAEAAVVKELFDHPKDDLLAVIRAVDPELHALNQVKQAVKSTSTTSANDSGASSAAESAPEPSQTTTIPDNFSVRTVNTEHGDYGYIRIATFEKTQTWPPLNTDGFIKAFLTEFQRLLTLIPQNGLILDLRGNAGGILPAGESLLQLFSPKPVDTALYQFRNTETTLALTKNAPDAYDFKGWIPSIEIGLRSGSDFSQALPFLPYSTSYNDIGQKYYGPVVLIIDALCYSTTDMFIAAFMDNGLGKVIGVDDNSGAGGANMWSSTAVMNILNQGKQTSAQGLPKGAALTLAVRRAVRVGQYAGQPIEDLGIVPDQVHRITKNDVLNGYVDLFNAAGAALAQQPAYGLNPQMSAVDGGIQITVGTSNLTRLDIYIDRRPFKTLDITDGEHIISDLSVPPGAQQLEILAFNQNTLAASAKIPLPTPETAPQ; encoded by the coding sequence ATGCCGGATACTCAAACGATGACCCTGGCGGAGTTTCTCGAGCTGCCTGGAACGCTGACGATGAAAGAGCGCGGCCAGATTATCGACCAATGCATCGCGCTGATTCAATCGGTGTATGCTCACCTGCCCCTGAAGGCAGCCTTGTTTGCTCAGGCGCCCGATCGCCGTATGCGACTCCTGAAAGAGGAAATGGCCGACATCAGCGAGCTAAGCTTTCACTACGCCCTGCTCGATATTTTTATCGACCTCCGCGATCTGCACACGCGGTACACGTTGCCTGCGCCATACCAGACCAAAGCCGCGTATCTGCCCTTTACGCTGCAAGAATATGTCGAGAATAATCGCCCGCGCTACGTGGTGGCAGAACTCTTAGAGGAGATCGATGATCCGCATTTCAAGGTCGGTCTTGAGGTCATGCTCTGGAACGGGGTGCCGATCGCTAAGGACATCGAGGCGCTGCGCCGCACGACGTTCGGCTCCAATCGCGCGTCGAGCCATGCCCGTGCCATTCAGTTAATGACCCTGCGGCACCTGGCGTATAGCTTTGCTCCGGTCACGGATTCGGTGCTGGTGACATATAAAAATGCTCACAGAACACGCTTCGAGACACGTTTCCAATGGAAGATTGCCGAGGCAGCGGTGGTCAAAGAGCTGTTCGATCATCCCAAGGATGATCTCTTAGCGGTAATCAGGGCAGTAGATCCTGAGCTTCATGCCCTGAATCAGGTCAAACAAGCTGTTAAGAGCACGTCGACGACCAGCGCCAACGATAGCGGCGCGTCTTCTGCTGCTGAAAGCGCGCCGGAGCCGAGCCAAACAACGACGATTCCGGATAACTTCTCGGTGCGCACGGTGAACACCGAGCATGGCGATTACGGCTATATTCGGATCGCGACATTCGAGAAAACCCAGACCTGGCCCCCGCTTAACACCGATGGGTTTATCAAGGCGTTTCTGACCGAATTCCAGCGCTTATTGACGCTGATTCCCCAAAACGGCTTGATCTTAGATCTACGCGGTAATGCCGGAGGGATTCTTCCGGCGGGTGAAAGTTTATTACAGTTGTTTTCACCTAAACCCGTGGATACGGCCCTTTATCAATTTCGGAATACGGAAACCACCCTCGCGCTGACGAAGAATGCTCCCGACGCCTACGATTTCAAAGGCTGGATTCCATCGATCGAGATAGGTCTTCGCAGCGGCAGCGATTTTTCGCAGGCGTTGCCCTTCTTACCTTACAGCACCAGCTACAATGATATTGGACAAAAATATTACGGACCAGTGGTGCTGATTATTGACGCGCTCTGCTACAGCACAACCGATATGTTCATCGCAGCATTCATGGATAACGGCCTCGGTAAAGTGATCGGGGTCGATGATAACAGCGGGGCCGGTGGAGCGAATATGTGGAGCTCTACGGCGGTGATGAATATTCTCAATCAGGGAAAACAAACCAGCGCGCAAGGGCTGCCGAAAGGCGCTGCGTTGACCCTGGCCGTGAGGCGCGCTGTGCGGGTCGGGCAGTACGCGGGACAGCCGATTGAGGATCTGGGGATCGTGCCCGATCAGGTTCATCGCATAACGAAAAATGATGTGCTGAATGGCTATGTAGACTTATTCAATGCGGCTGGCGCGGCGCTCGCTCAACAGCCTGCTTACGGGCTGAATCCGCAGATGAGCGCGGTCGACGGCGGTATTCAAATCACTGTCGGCACGAGCAACCTAACCCGCCTGGATATCTACATCGATCGGCGGCCTTTCAAAACGCTGGATATTACCGATGGAGAGCATATCATCTCTGACCTGAGCGTACCTCCTGGTGCTCAGCAGCTTGAAATCCTGGCTTTTAACCAGAATACCTTAGCTGCCAGCGCCAAAATCCCACTTCCGACGCCCGAAACAGCACCGCAGTAA
- the nrfD gene encoding NrfD/PsrC family molybdoenzyme membrane anchor subunit, translating to MSVSYERTWENRRKGGRSVTDESRASYYGIPAIHKPHWKWLIICYFFLGGISSASYVIASIAELFGGRDTRRIVRVGRYISLAALIPSPILLILDLGRPERFLYMLRIVKLRSPMSVGTWGLTLFGGFCALSALIQAAQDGLLSRANLLSRALLALPSKTISVLGGAFGFFVGGYTGVLLGATAVPLWARNALLLGPLFLSSAMSSASAAITLVLALMRGTSHQTIRRLERLDTAALLAELGLILAARRNAGAVIGRPVQHGPLSRILRWGVLGLGVGGPLLLQSIGRLSDRLPVRGLAVLSSVLTLTGGFLLRYVMVMAGRASADDPEATYELARRG from the coding sequence ATGTCAGTATCCTACGAGCGAACCTGGGAAAACCGGCGCAAAGGTGGCCGCTCCGTGACGGACGAGTCGCGCGCGAGCTACTACGGTATACCCGCGATCCACAAGCCGCACTGGAAATGGCTGATCATCTGCTACTTCTTCCTCGGCGGCATCTCGTCGGCCAGCTACGTCATCGCCAGCATCGCGGAGCTGTTCGGCGGTCGCGACACGCGGCGGATCGTGCGCGTCGGGCGATACATCTCGCTTGCGGCGCTGATTCCCAGCCCGATCCTGCTGATTCTCGACCTGGGACGACCGGAGCGCTTCCTCTACATGCTGCGGATCGTCAAGCTGCGCTCGCCGATGTCGGTGGGCACCTGGGGCCTGACGCTGTTCGGCGGCTTCTGTGCGCTATCGGCGCTGATCCAGGCGGCGCAGGATGGCCTGCTGAGCCGCGCGAATCTGCTCAGCCGGGCGCTGCTGGCGCTGCCCTCGAAGACGATTAGCGTGCTGGGCGGAGCCTTCGGCTTCTTTGTGGGCGGCTATACCGGCGTGCTGCTGGGCGCGACCGCTGTGCCGCTGTGGGCCAGAAACGCGCTGCTGCTCGGCCCGCTCTTCCTCTCATCGGCCATGTCCAGCGCCTCGGCGGCGATCACGCTGGTGCTGGCGCTGATGCGTGGCACCAGCCACCAGACGATCAGGCGGCTTGAGCGGCTCGACACGGCTGCGCTGCTGGCCGAGCTTGGCCTGATCCTGGCGGCGCGGCGCAACGCCGGAGCGGTTATCGGACGGCCTGTGCAGCATGGGCCGCTCAGCCGCATCTTGCGCTGGGGTGTGCTCGGCCTCGGCGTGGGCGGGCCGCTGCTGCTCCAATCGATCGGGCGGCTGAGCGACCGGCTGCCGGTGCGTGGCCTCGCGGTGCTCTCGTCGGTGCTGACGCTGACCGGCGGGTTTCTCCTGCGCTATGTGATGGTGATGGCCGGTCGCGCCTCCGCTGACGATCCGGAGGCGACCTACGAGCTTGCCCGGCGCGGGTGA
- a CDS encoding 4Fe-4S dicluster domain-containing protein, whose product MSASIPLIDKSLVGTTGARPGAMGYLTDTTLCIGCKACEVACKQWNQLPMDNFEWTGHSYDHTKDLGATTWRHVAFIEQMSSDGDGSATLPPFQSDWLMMSDICKHCVKAGCLEACPTGAIIRTEFDTVVIQQDICNGCGYCVPSCPFGVPDLSTTDHKAHKCTLCYDRMVDGLEPACAKACPTDSIQFGPIDELMERAQRRVADLQARGIRSAYIYGDRAVGGTYGIEGLNSFFILTAEPEVYNLPAAPALPQDQVGPAFLTTLGAAIALGVAAIAALRGR is encoded by the coding sequence ATGAGCGCATCCATTCCGCTGATCGATAAGTCGCTGGTCGGCACCACCGGGGCGCGTCCCGGCGCGATGGGCTATCTGACCGATACGACGCTCTGCATCGGCTGTAAGGCGTGCGAGGTGGCCTGCAAGCAGTGGAATCAGCTACCGATGGACAACTTCGAGTGGACCGGCCACAGCTACGATCATACCAAAGACCTGGGCGCGACGACCTGGCGGCATGTGGCGTTTATCGAGCAGATGAGCAGCGACGGCGACGGCAGCGCGACGCTGCCGCCCTTCCAGAGCGACTGGCTGATGATGAGCGACATCTGCAAGCACTGCGTCAAAGCGGGCTGCCTGGAAGCCTGTCCGACCGGCGCGATCATCCGCACCGAGTTCGATACGGTGGTGATCCAGCAGGATATTTGCAACGGCTGCGGCTACTGCGTGCCGTCGTGTCCGTTCGGCGTGCCCGATCTGAGCACCACGGACCACAAGGCGCATAAGTGTACGCTCTGCTATGATCGGATGGTCGACGGGCTGGAGCCTGCCTGCGCCAAAGCCTGCCCCACCGATTCGATCCAGTTCGGGCCGATCGATGAGCTGATGGAGCGGGCACAGCGCCGGGTTGCCGATCTCCAGGCGCGCGGCATCAGGAGCGCCTATATCTACGGCGATCGGGCGGTGGGCGGCACCTACGGCATCGAGGGACTCAACAGCTTCTTCATCCTGACGGCGGAGCCGGAGGTGTATAACCTGCCCGCCGCTCCAGCGCTGCCGCAGGATCAGGTCGGCCCCGCGTTTTTGACGACGTTGGGCGCGGCTATCGCGCTGGGCGTTGCCGCTATCGCGGCGCTGCGAGGAAGGTAG